In Chelmon rostratus isolate fCheRos1 chromosome 4, fCheRos1.pri, whole genome shotgun sequence, a genomic segment contains:
- the LOC121605398 gene encoding type I iodothyronine deiodinase-like: MSLQKLMVYVSTVSLFCFMVGVNLLLRLMHFISPSLTKKIILKMGEKTTMTQNPNFKYEDWGPSFASSDFIKAQVRRVWSSLGQEAFVGMKAPNSPVVNMEGKKTSICQYLKGNRPLVLNFGSCTUPPFMYKLEEFKQLVKDFSDVADFLVVYIAEAHSTDGWAFTNNFNINQHRTLEDRLSAAQILVQKEPLCPVVVDDMNNMSAKKYGALPERLYVLQAGKVVYKGMMGPWGYDPLEVRQFLDKIR; this comes from the exons ATGTCTTTGCAAAAACTTATGGTCTATGTGTCGACGGTGTCCTTGTTTTGCTTTATGGTAGGGGTCAATCTCCTGCTCCGGcttatgcattttatttcacCAAGCCTCACCAAGAAGATCATCCTCAAAATGGGTGAAAAGACCACCATGACCCAGAATCCCAACTTTAAGTATGAGGATTGGGGTCCTTCATTTGCTTCTTCCGATTTCATCAAAGCTCAAGTCCGTCGCGTGTGGTCATCTCTGGGACAAGAGGCCTTTGTTGGAATGAAAGCTCCAAACTCACCTGTGGTCAACatggaaggaaagaaaacaagtatCTGCCAGTACTTGAAAG GCAACAGACCGCTGGTGCTGAATTTTGGAAGCTGCACCTGACCCCCGTTTATGTACAAACTTGAGGAGTTTAAGCAACTCGTCAAGGACTTCAGCGATGTAGCTGACTTTCTTGTAGTGTACATTGCCGAAGCGCATTCAACAG ACGGTTGGGCCTTCACCAACAACTTCAACATCAACCAGCATCGGACCCTGGAGGACAggctgtctgcagcacagatcCTGGTTCAAAAAGAGCCCCTGTGTCCAGTGGTTGTGGATGACATGAATAACATGTCCGCCAAAAAGTATGGCGCTCTGCCCGAGAGGCTTTACGTGCTGCAGGCTGGGAAAGTTGTCTATAAG GGGATGATGGGGCCTTGGGGCTACGATCCACTGGAGGTGCGTCAGTTCCTTGACAAGATTAGATAA